Proteins from one Nitrospinota bacterium genomic window:
- the thiL gene encoding thiamine-phosphate kinase: protein MTDLRKLGEFGLIDRFRSRLQYRSPRIKIGIGDDCAVYESKAGNYQIITTDALIENVHFKLSTTSPKLLGRKALSVNVSDIAAMGGTPHLAFVSLGIPKSVPVKFLDDLYKGINQVCMEHKIELAGGDTTASPRHLFINITMVGDVNKEHLLLRSGARPGDKIFVTGTPGQSALGLKLLTSRRKNWQGNPKFQKKMLQAHLDPVPRLSEVKKLVNSRIKITSMIDVSDGLAQDLFHICENSGIGAVLREEWLPQTPEMTAFCSLNRLNSTDLILSGGEDYELLFTLKSEDVRKIEKLFHDSKTPVTQIGEVSAQPEKMVLVKSDGTIKPLQEFMGFNHFKSKEPLFPR from the coding sequence GTGACGGATTTAAGAAAACTTGGAGAGTTTGGTTTAATAGACAGGTTCCGCTCCCGCCTTCAATACCGCTCACCACGAATAAAAATTGGAATTGGGGACGATTGTGCCGTTTACGAAAGCAAGGCAGGAAATTACCAGATCATCACCACAGACGCCTTGATTGAAAACGTTCATTTCAAACTGTCCACGACATCCCCAAAGTTACTGGGCCGCAAAGCCCTGTCGGTCAATGTCAGCGATATCGCGGCTATGGGCGGAACCCCGCACCTGGCGTTCGTCTCTCTGGGCATTCCAAAATCAGTTCCAGTAAAATTTCTGGACGATCTGTATAAGGGAATCAATCAAGTCTGTATGGAACACAAAATCGAACTTGCGGGAGGCGACACCACCGCTTCGCCGCGTCATCTGTTCATCAATATCACGATGGTAGGTGACGTGAATAAAGAGCATTTGCTCCTCCGTTCCGGAGCCCGGCCAGGGGATAAAATATTCGTGACCGGTACCCCCGGGCAGTCCGCACTGGGATTAAAACTACTCACTTCCCGGCGAAAAAATTGGCAGGGAAACCCGAAATTTCAAAAAAAGATGCTTCAAGCCCACCTCGACCCCGTTCCGCGGTTGTCAGAGGTTAAAAAACTGGTGAACTCCAGAATAAAGATCACCTCCATGATTGACGTCAGCGATGGGCTGGCACAGGATCTTTTTCATATCTGCGAGAACTCAGGCATCGGCGCGGTTTTAAGGGAAGAATGGCTGCCACAAACGCCTGAGATGACGGCATTTTGTTCCTTAAATAGATTAAATTCGACGGACCTTATTTTATCTGGAGGGGAAGACTATGAATTACTATTTACTTTAAAGTCCGAAGATGTTAGAAAAATAGAAAAACTGTTTCACGATTCCAAAACGCCTGTAACTCAAATTGGAGAAGTGTCCGCCCAACCCGAGAAAATGGTTCTCGTAAAGAGTGACGGAACCATCAAACCTCTCCAGGAATTTATGGGATTCAATCATTTCAAATCTAAAGAGCCTCTCTTCCCACGTTGA
- a CDS encoding hemolysin family protein: protein MDDSILSRSLLLLVLFLLSAFFSACEAAFFSLNPLQLTEMKEKKGLSGALVNSLLSKPRELLITIYIGNELVNITISVLTTSIAIGLFGNMGVGIAIGVGTFLLLIFGDIVPKSMSIKLAQSYALMAAYPLKLFYKIVHPPQQLLTGLAETLIQKFGISSLSEMGSAITDAEFRAMVQTGVGEGEIDPEEKEMIHNLIKFSDTTVEEVMTPKVDMVTLSTQDSLDEIIPKIVKNFYSRVPVYGENQENIIGILLTKRLNQIKHLPKENVNIKSILHPSLSVPKSKKIKEMLADFKKMKRHMAIVLDEYGSVAGLVTLEDILEELVGEIDSEMRMDQTPVIKVDDENYKLMGGHSLHDFNQYFKSNLPEDQYNTIGGLVFGIFGRVPRSGEAATCENFKFQIEKMKGPRILRLHLTLLHNAGLENGKEHREATD, encoded by the coding sequence TTGGACGACTCGATATTATCCCGCTCTCTGCTTCTTTTAGTTCTTTTTCTACTATCGGCTTTTTTCTCAGCCTGCGAAGCGGCTTTCTTTTCCCTCAATCCTCTCCAGTTGACCGAGATGAAAGAGAAGAAGGGCCTTTCGGGCGCCCTTGTGAACTCCCTCCTCTCCAAACCTCGTGAACTGCTCATCACAATTTATATTGGCAATGAACTTGTCAATATAACGATATCTGTCCTCACCACTTCCATCGCAATCGGATTGTTTGGCAATATGGGCGTTGGAATCGCCATCGGTGTTGGCACGTTTTTACTTCTGATTTTTGGTGATATCGTTCCCAAAAGCATGTCCATCAAACTGGCTCAGTCTTATGCCCTGATGGCGGCCTATCCCCTGAAGTTGTTTTACAAAATTGTCCATCCACCTCAGCAACTCCTGACCGGCCTGGCGGAAACATTGATCCAGAAATTTGGCATCAGCTCCCTGTCCGAAATGGGGTCCGCCATTACAGACGCAGAATTCCGGGCGATGGTACAAACAGGAGTGGGTGAAGGCGAGATTGATCCCGAAGAAAAGGAAATGATCCATAACCTTATAAAGTTCAGCGATACCACCGTTGAAGAAGTCATGACGCCGAAAGTTGATATGGTCACCCTTAGTACCCAGGACAGTCTGGATGAAATTATTCCCAAGATCGTGAAAAATTTTTATTCCCGCGTCCCGGTATACGGTGAAAACCAGGAAAACATCATTGGCATATTGCTGACAAAACGCCTGAACCAGATCAAGCATTTGCCGAAAGAAAATGTCAATATCAAAAGCATCCTTCACCCTTCCCTTTCCGTTCCAAAGTCAAAAAAAATCAAGGAAATGCTTGCCGACTTCAAGAAAATGAAACGGCACATGGCCATCGTCCTTGATGAATACGGAAGTGTCGCCGGGCTGGTTACCCTTGAAGATATTCTCGAAGAACTGGTGGGAGAAATCGACAGTGAAATGCGGATGGATCAGACGCCAGTCATTAAAGTGGACGATGAAAATTACAAACTCATGGGAGGCCATAGCCTGCATGATTTCAATCAATATTTTAAAAGTAACCTTCCTGAAGACCAATACAATACTATCGGGGGGCTGGTATTCGGAATCTTCGGCCGGGTGCCCCGGTCGGGAGAAGCGGCAACCTGTGAGAATTTTAAGTTCCAGATCGAAAAAATGAAGGGACCAAGAATTTTGCGGCTCCACCTCACCCTGCTTCATAACGCGGGTCTGGAAAACGGCAAGGAACATCGGGAAGCGACTGACTGA